The Micromonospora krabiensis genome window below encodes:
- a CDS encoding NAD kinase, which translates to MSRTALLVTHTGRRRSTEHARAVAADLIAAGFEVRVVAEEAEDLDLPGVVPVTGPQAAEGAEIVFALGGDGTFLRAAELARPAKVPLLGINLGKVGFLAEAEIGDLDSAVRDVVGRNYTVDERLTLDVTAEFDGGPTIESWALNEISVEKGERAQMLELLVDVDGRPLSRYGCDGVVCATPTGSTAYAFSGGGPVVWPEVEALLLVPISAHALFSRPLVTAPTSTFAITVDPFTTLAVLCCDGRRVYDLPPGARVTVRRGALPVRIVRLRDRPFTDRLVAKFDLPVQGWRGSRR; encoded by the coding sequence GTGAGCCGGACCGCCCTGCTGGTCACCCACACCGGCCGCCGACGCAGCACCGAGCACGCCCGGGCGGTGGCCGCCGACCTGATCGCCGCCGGCTTCGAGGTGCGGGTCGTCGCCGAGGAGGCCGAGGACCTGGACCTGCCCGGCGTCGTGCCGGTCACCGGCCCGCAGGCCGCCGAGGGCGCCGAGATCGTCTTCGCGCTCGGTGGCGACGGCACGTTCCTGCGCGCGGCGGAGCTGGCCCGGCCGGCCAAGGTGCCGCTGCTCGGCATCAACCTCGGCAAGGTGGGGTTCCTCGCCGAGGCCGAGATCGGCGACCTGGACAGCGCGGTACGCGACGTGGTCGGGCGCAACTACACCGTGGACGAGCGGCTGACCCTCGACGTCACCGCCGAGTTCGACGGCGGGCCGACGATCGAGTCCTGGGCGCTCAACGAGATCAGCGTCGAGAAGGGGGAGCGGGCGCAGATGCTCGAACTCCTCGTCGACGTGGACGGCCGTCCCCTGTCCCGCTACGGCTGCGACGGGGTGGTCTGCGCGACCCCCACCGGCTCCACCGCGTACGCGTTCTCCGGCGGCGGCCCCGTGGTCTGGCCGGAGGTGGAGGCGTTGCTGCTGGTGCCGATCAGCGCGCACGCGCTGTTCAGCCGGCCGCTGGTGACCGCGCCGACGTCGACCTTCGCGATCACCGTGGACCCGTTCACCACCCTGGCGGTGCTCTGCTGCGACGGCCGACGGGTGTACGACCTGCCGCCGGGGGCCCGGGTGACCGTGCGCCGGGGCGCGCTGCCGGTGCGGATCGTCCGCCTGCGCGACCGGCCGTTCACCGACCGGCTGGTGGCCAAGTTCGACCTGCCGGTGCAGGGCTGGCGGGGCTCCCGCCGCTGA
- a CDS encoding S8 family serine peptidase, with product MHRPPRWLTAGAVGALVVGLAAPASAEPPARPTGPDPGPTAPGTASTRITLITGDQVDLAPAAPGRVAATVRPAPGRERVTFQTVEVDGGLRVVPSDVLPYVSAGVVDGNLFDVQELAEEGYGDAAQGVLPLIVRYQEPAAGRVRPLATATQARPLESINGAALRVGKGDLGGLWTELAGAPADRRTATAAGAPRLGGGIASLWLDGRVRPALEHSVPQIGAPTAWAAGRDGTGVTVAVLDTGVDDTHPDLAGRIVEARDFSGSGSARDGHGHGTHVAATIAGTGAASGGLRKGVAPGARLLVGKVLNDAGGGYDSDIIAGMEWAAHSGAKVINMSLGGDPTDGTDPMSQALNDLTAETGALFVIAAGNAGEARTVGSPGAATSALTVGAVDRDDNLAEFSSRGPRVGDNGLKPEITAPGVGIVAARAAGTGMGGPVDDRYTAASGTSMATPHVAGAAAILAQDHPDWAAGKLKDALVSTTKANPSLTVFEQGGGRVDVARALGQRVYASATADFGRVTTGGAAVERSVTYTNGTTTPQTLRLALDLRNTDTGVAETDGVTVGSDTVTVPAGGSVAVPLRADPAKLARGPHGGWLVATGADGVTVRTPVGLTLSGAMHEVTVKVLDRQGQPTLSPGLTFFGEQPESDFWGWWPGEATLLAEEGTYVLTALVEHGAPLDEQLTQIVEPELVVDRDMTVVLDARKATPVRIETPKPTEQRDTLSYYVHRVLGNGRQIDHGVMAFSTVQQVNVTPTRPVRTGEFEFASRWQLVAPMVDAKISGVSEPSDINLLGYSPAPTGRRKLPLVWAGTGTPAELTRVRGAAALLAADPNRSEDEQVAAAAAAGAETVLIVRPEDQTAWTVWSPIGDRLPVPAMVVAYDDGQRLIAAARKGRTTLDLTLTVDSPYLYDVWQVSKGRVPERIQHAVTAKNTAEVTASYAATGADWASEQRFGWLPWQEFSWNDDQRMVRTGTTRQEFVSAGDAWWQHRVLHKLMFMQWGKIDGGLAEAPRRYAADDRVTESWTAPVVRPAVPATGAPVPTRTGDSLDLRVPEFVDADGHHVVAGRSEESDIVEARVSRNGTQIADLSGGWAPVPTTAGPARYRLDLTTQRSSAEWRYATRTETAWQFTSARPAGEKATPLPLLQVDYQVPADLRGEVPGTRSHRLGLTLRQPTGVSAPTGTSLRVEVSFDGGRTWRKASVQGHGDRYTATVPAGRGTVSLRVQASDRAGNSVDQTVVDAYGLR from the coding sequence ATGCACAGGCCCCCACGCTGGCTGACCGCCGGCGCGGTCGGCGCGCTGGTCGTCGGACTCGCCGCACCGGCGTCCGCCGAGCCGCCCGCCCGGCCCACCGGCCCGGATCCGGGCCCGACCGCCCCGGGAACCGCGTCCACCCGCATCACCCTGATCACCGGCGACCAGGTCGACCTCGCCCCGGCGGCGCCCGGCCGGGTCGCCGCCACCGTCCGCCCGGCTCCCGGGCGGGAACGGGTCACCTTCCAGACCGTGGAGGTCGACGGCGGGCTGCGGGTGGTCCCCAGCGACGTCCTGCCCTACGTCTCCGCCGGTGTGGTCGACGGCAACCTGTTCGACGTGCAGGAGTTGGCCGAGGAGGGTTACGGCGACGCCGCGCAGGGCGTCCTGCCGCTGATCGTCCGCTACCAGGAGCCGGCCGCGGGCCGGGTCCGGCCGCTCGCCACCGCCACGCAGGCCCGTCCCCTGGAGAGCATCAACGGTGCCGCCCTGCGGGTCGGCAAGGGCGACCTCGGTGGCCTGTGGACGGAGCTGGCCGGCGCGCCGGCCGACCGTCGGACCGCCACCGCCGCCGGCGCCCCCCGGTTGGGTGGGGGCATCGCCAGCCTGTGGCTGGACGGGCGGGTCCGCCCGGCCCTGGAGCACAGCGTGCCGCAGATCGGCGCGCCGACGGCCTGGGCGGCCGGCCGGGACGGCACCGGCGTGACGGTGGCCGTGCTCGACACCGGCGTCGACGACACCCACCCGGACCTGGCCGGCCGCATCGTCGAGGCGCGCGACTTCTCCGGCAGCGGCAGCGCCCGCGACGGGCACGGCCACGGCACGCACGTCGCCGCGACCATCGCCGGCACCGGCGCCGCGTCCGGCGGGTTGCGCAAGGGCGTCGCGCCCGGCGCCCGGCTGCTCGTCGGCAAGGTGCTCAACGACGCCGGCGGCGGCTACGACTCGGACATCATCGCGGGCATGGAGTGGGCCGCCCACTCCGGCGCCAAGGTGATCAACATGAGCCTGGGTGGCGACCCCACCGACGGCACCGACCCGATGAGCCAGGCGCTCAACGACCTGACCGCCGAGACCGGGGCGCTCTTCGTGATCGCCGCCGGCAACGCGGGCGAGGCGCGTACCGTCGGCTCGCCGGGCGCGGCCACCTCGGCGCTCACCGTCGGCGCGGTGGACCGCGACGACAACCTGGCGGAGTTCTCCAGCCGCGGGCCGCGCGTCGGCGACAACGGTCTCAAGCCGGAGATCACCGCGCCGGGCGTCGGCATCGTCGCCGCCCGGGCCGCCGGCACCGGCATGGGCGGCCCGGTGGACGACCGCTACACGGCCGCGTCGGGCACCTCGATGGCCACCCCGCACGTCGCGGGCGCGGCCGCGATCCTCGCCCAGGACCACCCCGACTGGGCCGCCGGGAAGCTCAAGGACGCCCTGGTCAGCACCACGAAGGCCAACCCCTCGCTGACCGTCTTCGAGCAGGGCGGTGGCCGGGTCGACGTGGCCCGGGCCCTCGGCCAGCGGGTGTACGCCTCGGCCACCGCCGACTTCGGACGGGTGACCACCGGTGGCGCGGCGGTCGAGCGGAGCGTCACGTACACCAACGGCACGACGACCCCGCAGACCCTGCGGCTGGCCCTGGACCTGCGCAACACGGACACCGGCGTGGCCGAGACCGACGGTGTCACCGTCGGGTCCGACACGGTCACCGTTCCGGCCGGCGGCAGCGTGGCCGTGCCGCTGCGCGCCGACCCGGCGAAGCTGGCCCGCGGGCCGCACGGCGGCTGGCTGGTGGCGACCGGCGCGGACGGCGTCACGGTGCGTACGCCGGTCGGGCTCACCCTGAGCGGGGCGATGCACGAGGTCACCGTGAAGGTGCTGGACCGGCAGGGCCAGCCGACCCTCTCCCCGGGCCTGACCTTCTTCGGCGAGCAGCCCGAGTCGGACTTCTGGGGCTGGTGGCCCGGCGAGGCCACCCTGCTGGCGGAGGAGGGCACGTACGTGCTGACCGCGCTGGTCGAGCACGGCGCGCCGCTGGACGAGCAGCTGACGCAGATCGTCGAGCCGGAGCTGGTCGTCGACCGGGACATGACCGTGGTGCTCGACGCCCGCAAGGCCACGCCGGTGCGGATCGAGACGCCGAAGCCCACCGAGCAGCGGGACACGCTGAGCTACTACGTGCACCGGGTGCTCGGCAACGGCCGGCAGATCGACCACGGCGTGATGGCGTTCAGCACCGTCCAGCAGGTCAACGTCACGCCGACCCGGCCGGTACGCACCGGCGAGTTCGAGTTCGCCTCCCGCTGGCAGCTCGTCGCGCCGATGGTGGACGCGAAGATCAGTGGGGTCTCGGAGCCGTCCGACATCAACCTGCTGGGCTACTCGCCGGCGCCGACCGGCCGGCGGAAGCTGCCGCTGGTCTGGGCCGGCACCGGGACCCCCGCCGAGCTGACCCGGGTGCGCGGCGCCGCCGCGCTGCTCGCCGCCGACCCGAACCGCTCGGAGGACGAACAGGTGGCCGCCGCCGCGGCTGCCGGCGCCGAGACGGTGCTGATCGTCCGGCCGGAGGACCAGACCGCCTGGACGGTGTGGAGCCCGATCGGCGACCGCCTGCCGGTTCCGGCCATGGTGGTGGCGTACGACGACGGGCAGCGGTTGATCGCGGCGGCCCGCAAGGGCCGGACGACGCTGGACCTGACGCTCACCGTGGACAGCCCCTACCTCTACGACGTGTGGCAGGTGTCGAAGGGGCGGGTGCCGGAGCGGATCCAGCACGCGGTGACCGCGAAGAACACCGCGGAGGTGACCGCGAGCTACGCGGCCACCGGCGCGGACTGGGCCAGCGAGCAGCGGTTCGGCTGGTTGCCGTGGCAGGAGTTCTCCTGGAACGACGACCAGCGGATGGTGCGTACCGGCACCACGCGGCAGGAGTTCGTCAGCGCCGGCGACGCCTGGTGGCAGCACCGGGTGCTGCACAAGCTGATGTTCATGCAGTGGGGCAAGATCGACGGCGGCCTCGCCGAGGCGCCCCGCCGTTACGCCGCCGACGACCGGGTGACCGAGAGCTGGACCGCCCCGGTGGTCCGGCCGGCCGTGCCGGCGACCGGCGCGCCGGTGCCCACCCGCACCGGCGACAGCCTCGACCTGCGGGTGCCCGAGTTCGTCGACGCCGACGGTCACCACGTCGTGGCCGGCCGCAGCGAGGAGTCGGACATCGTCGAGGCCCGGGTCAGCCGGAACGGGACGCAGATCGCGGACCTCTCCGGCGGGTGGGCGCCGGTGCCCACCACCGCGGGTCCGGCCCGGTACCGCCTGGACCTCACCACGCAACGCTCCTCGGCCGAGTGGCGCTACGCCACCCGCACCGAGACGGCCTGGCAGTTCACCTCGGCCCGTCCGGCCGGGGAGAAGGCCACGCCGCTGCCGCTGCTGCAGGTCGACTACCAGGTGCCCGCCGACCTGCGCGGTGAGGTGCCGGGCACGCGGTCGCACCGGCTCGGGCTGACCCTGCGCCAGCCGACCGGGGTGTCCGCGCCGACCGGCACCAGCCTGCGGGTCGAGGTGTCGTTCGACGGTGGGCGGACCTGGCGCAAGGCGTCCGTGCAGGGCCACGGCGACCGGTACACCGCCACGGTGCCGGCCGGCCGCGGGACCGTGTCGCTCCGGGTGCAGGCGAGCGACCGGGCCGGCAACAGCGTCGACCAGACCGTCGTCGACGCGTACGGCCTGCGCTGA